A window of the Prosthecobacter debontii genome harbors these coding sequences:
- a CDS encoding DUF1552 domain-containing protein translates to MKSVHFNFQRHLSRRALLRGAGISLGLPLLDAMTPAFAAVQESRTAKRFVGVSMALGLHNPNLVPETAGRDYKPSRYLTSLQDLRGDFTVVSGSSHPGVTGGHTAEGSIFSACPNQRGATSRNTISLDQLMAKHLGHETRFPSLVLNTNSQTSPSYTENGSMIPAENSAMRLFTRLFVNDSPAEQDRQAELIRRGRSVMDVVGIEAKSLQRELGAADRDKLDAWFTSIRELEQRLVANEEWIHRPKPKVAMQPPTNIPRDNEVAVDGIFLDIVHMALATDSTRFVTLHITGNSVQGIEGVDESYHNLSHHGMDDEKLAQLAIVEQGVINQWGGFLRKLKADKMLDETMVILTSNLGNASSHDNKNMPMLFAGGGFKHGQHLAFDQKDNYPLPNLYLSTLQRLGLEEERFATSTSTMTGLEVA, encoded by the coding sequence ATGAAAAGCGTTCACTTCAACTTTCAGCGTCACCTTTCCCGTCGAGCGCTCTTGCGGGGGGCTGGAATTAGCCTCGGCCTGCCTCTTCTGGATGCCATGACGCCGGCTTTTGCCGCAGTGCAGGAGAGCCGCACGGCCAAACGTTTCGTGGGAGTCAGCATGGCTTTGGGGCTGCACAATCCCAATCTCGTGCCGGAGACCGCAGGGCGGGACTACAAACCCTCACGCTACCTCACCAGCCTCCAAGATCTGCGCGGTGATTTCACCGTGGTTTCCGGTTCTTCTCACCCCGGTGTGACTGGAGGGCATACGGCGGAGGGTAGCATCTTTTCGGCCTGCCCCAATCAACGCGGTGCCACCTCTCGCAACACGATCTCCTTGGACCAGCTCATGGCCAAACATCTGGGGCATGAAACACGTTTCCCATCTCTGGTGCTGAACACCAACAGCCAGACGAGCCCCTCTTACACGGAAAATGGCTCCATGATCCCGGCGGAAAACAGCGCCATGCGCCTGTTCACCCGCTTGTTCGTCAATGATTCTCCGGCAGAGCAGGACCGCCAGGCTGAACTGATCCGCCGTGGACGCAGCGTCATGGATGTCGTCGGCATCGAAGCCAAGAGCCTCCAGCGGGAACTGGGCGCCGCGGATCGTGACAAGCTGGATGCTTGGTTCACCAGCATTCGTGAGCTTGAACAGCGCTTGGTGGCCAATGAGGAATGGATTCACCGGCCCAAGCCGAAGGTGGCGATGCAACCACCCACCAACATCCCGCGTGACAACGAGGTGGCCGTGGATGGCATCTTTCTCGACATCGTCCACATGGCGCTGGCCACGGATTCGACTCGTTTTGTGACTCTCCACATCACTGGCAATTCCGTGCAAGGCATTGAGGGCGTGGATGAAAGTTATCACAACCTCAGTCACCATGGCATGGACGATGAAAAACTCGCTCAGTTGGCCATCGTCGAGCAAGGCGTGATCAATCAATGGGGAGGCTTCCTACGCAAGCTGAAGGCGGACAAGATGCTGGATGAAACAATGGTCATCCTGACCTCGAACCTGGGTAACGCCTCCTCCCATGATAACAAAAACATGCCGATGCTCTTCGCCGGTGGTGGCTTTAAACACGGGCAGCATCTCGCCTTCGACCAAAAGGATAACTACCCGCTGCCCAACCTCTACCTCAGCACGCTTCAGCGTCTCGGGCTCGAAGAGGAGAGGTTTGCCACCAGCACCTCCACCATGACGGGGTTGGAGGTGGCTTAA
- the bioD gene encoding dethiobiotin synthase, which yields MHYFITGTDTDAGKTYVTCLLVEALRRAGHAAVGYKPFACGDRIDAHALRQASEDALTLEEINPVYLKVPASPYAAALLENKTVDVETARQGFYSLAARFSHVLVEGAGGWEVPLEGKRTMADFAADLGLPVILVVNNRLGCLNHTLLTVKNIQARGLTCAGIILNHAQDERDLASISNRMILDNFLNIPVLSEVMHAESQMDWPADLPL from the coding sequence ATGCATTATTTCATCACTGGAACGGACACCGACGCAGGCAAGACCTACGTCACTTGCTTGCTCGTCGAGGCCTTGAGACGGGCGGGTCATGCCGCCGTGGGCTATAAACCTTTCGCTTGTGGAGATCGCATCGACGCCCACGCCCTCCGCCAAGCCAGTGAGGACGCGCTGACGCTGGAAGAAATCAATCCCGTGTATCTCAAGGTGCCTGCATCCCCCTATGCAGCCGCTCTGCTGGAAAACAAAACCGTGGATGTCGAGACCGCTCGACAGGGATTTTACTCCCTCGCCGCCCGTTTTTCCCATGTTCTGGTGGAGGGGGCCGGGGGCTGGGAAGTGCCTCTGGAGGGCAAGCGAACGATGGCCGACTTTGCCGCAGATCTGGGTCTGCCCGTCATCTTGGTGGTCAATAACCGCCTGGGCTGCCTGAATCACACGCTGCTGACCGTGAAAAACATCCAGGCCCGTGGGCTGACTTGTGCGGGAATCATCCTGAATCATGCTCAGGACGAGCGGGATCTCGCCAGCATCTCCAACCGCATGATCTTAGATAATTTTCTCAACATTCCTGTCCTCTCGGAGGTCATGCATGCGGAGTCACAAATGGATTGGCCAGCAGATTTACCCCTATAA
- a CDS encoding metallophosphoesterase family protein: protein MKFAIFGDIHANLEALQTVLWDAQEQGCANYVCLGDIVGYAANPVECLETVRQMGCPVVRGNHDEGAASDSTLDELNPLAQAALLWTRQQLNDDQRQWLRELKLVRQVRDFTIVHSTLDSPGAWGYVTNRFDAMASFSYQFTQVCFYGHTHVPRIFEKDDSVRAARGNDVTLQRGVKYFVNVGSVGQPRDGDWRAAYAIYDVQAQTISIRRLEYDIQTAQDKIRAAGLPSLLAERLALGK from the coding sequence ATGAAATTTGCCATTTTCGGAGACATCCACGCTAACTTGGAGGCCCTGCAGACTGTTCTGTGGGACGCCCAAGAGCAGGGCTGTGCCAATTACGTTTGCCTCGGTGACATCGTTGGTTATGCCGCGAATCCGGTGGAATGCCTGGAAACCGTGCGCCAGATGGGATGCCCTGTCGTCCGCGGCAACCACGATGAAGGCGCTGCGAGTGACAGCACGCTGGATGAGCTGAATCCCCTGGCTCAGGCCGCTCTCCTCTGGACCCGCCAACAGCTCAACGATGATCAGCGCCAGTGGCTGCGTGAATTGAAGCTGGTCCGTCAGGTGCGGGACTTTACCATCGTTCACTCCACACTCGATTCACCCGGTGCCTGGGGATATGTGACCAATCGCTTCGATGCGATGGCCAGCTTCAGCTACCAGTTTACTCAAGTTTGCTTCTATGGACACACCCATGTGCCACGCATCTTTGAAAAGGACGATTCCGTCCGTGCTGCCCGTGGCAACGATGTGACTCTTCAGCGCGGCGTGAAGTACTTCGTCAACGTAGGCAGCGTCGGTCAGCCCCGCGACGGAGACTGGCGTGCTGCCTATGCCATCTACGATGTGCAGGCGCAGACGATTTCCATCCGCCGTCTGGAATATGACATCCAGACCGCCCAGGATAAGATCCGGGCTGCCGGATTGCCCTCCCTCCTTGCCGAGCGTTTGGCTCTGGGTAAATGA
- a CDS encoding glycosyltransferase family 9 protein, which translates to MIVKPSSLGDIVHTLPAVWAIKQAFPDLKLRWLANTEWTPLLHGAPLLEEVISFPRKQCRGLGGPLVMRRWAKGWRRLPREEPEIVLDFQGLLRSGYLSRSRGSRPVIGLSDSREGARWFHDHIVPVDAGAHAVDRYLAIPRAFGISVNPEHLVFPLAQGHKPEGWPERDDLIIVHPWSRGEGKSLSPQMLEVLCAALAPLPVILVGMPNGAPIPQGPNVTDFSGRTSLAELVWVLRQARFVASVDSGPMHIAAAVNDHTLGIHTWSDPRKVGPYNPRAWVWKAGRIAPRTGFQPQECVSEQVPEAADMQQMAAFIRNFGEKH; encoded by the coding sequence ATGATTGTGAAACCTAGTTCGCTTGGTGATATCGTCCACACTCTGCCTGCGGTCTGGGCCATCAAGCAAGCGTTCCCAGATCTCAAGCTGCGCTGGCTCGCCAATACGGAGTGGACCCCACTGCTTCATGGGGCGCCTCTTCTGGAGGAAGTCATTTCATTCCCCCGCAAGCAATGCCGTGGGCTCGGAGGCCCCCTAGTGATGCGACGCTGGGCCAAGGGCTGGCGGCGTTTACCTCGTGAAGAGCCGGAGATCGTTTTGGATTTCCAGGGCCTGCTCCGCAGCGGCTATCTTTCACGCAGCCGGGGATCGCGTCCCGTCATTGGGCTATCAGATTCACGGGAAGGAGCCCGCTGGTTTCACGATCACATCGTGCCCGTCGATGCAGGAGCCCATGCAGTCGATCGTTACTTAGCCATTCCTCGTGCTTTTGGCATCTCGGTGAATCCAGAACATTTGGTTTTTCCCCTGGCGCAGGGGCACAAGCCAGAAGGTTGGCCAGAGCGCGATGACCTCATCATCGTCCACCCATGGTCACGTGGCGAAGGCAAGTCTTTGAGCCCTCAGATGTTAGAAGTTCTCTGTGCCGCGTTAGCCCCCCTGCCTGTCATTTTAGTCGGCATGCCCAATGGAGCCCCCATTCCTCAGGGACCCAACGTGACGGATTTCAGCGGCCGCACGAGTTTGGCCGAGTTGGTTTGGGTGCTTCGGCAGGCACGATTTGTAGCGAGCGTGGACAGCGGCCCCATGCACATCGCGGCAGCCGTCAATGATCACACCCTGGGCATTCACACCTGGAGTGACCCCCGCAAAGTCGGTCCTTACAATCCCCGCGCCTGGGTTTGGAAAGCGGGACGGATAGCGCCTCGCACGGGATTCCAACCGCAGGAGTGCGTGTCTGAACAGGTCCCCGAAGCCGCAGATATGCAGCAGATGGCTGCCTTTATCCGGAACTTCGGAGAGAAGCATTGA
- a CDS encoding DNA-binding protein — MRNDEFEEPRRGSPALHSEKIMTDRKIFFLDLKENERGRVIKITEDVRGRRDTIMLPLEAADEFLDALQRILEVERDLQ, encoded by the coding sequence ATGAGGAACGACGAATTTGAAGAGCCAAGGCGTGGCAGCCCTGCGCTACACTCCGAGAAGATCATGACGGACAGGAAAATTTTCTTCCTGGATCTCAAAGAGAATGAGCGTGGTCGTGTGATCAAAATCACCGAAGACGTGCGCGGCCGCCGAGACACCATCATGCTTCCTCTGGAAGCGGCCGATGAGTTTCTGGATGCCCTCCAGCGTATCCTGGAAGTGGAGCGCGATCTGCAATAG
- a CDS encoding serine/threonine protein kinase, whose translation MTEEEIFHAVLEQDDPQERRRILEEHASQDPVLHRRVEALLASLEADFMHVHLQPPTEVLANPPAEPENREIGPYKLLQQIGEGGFGIVWMAEQTQPVQRKVALKIIKAGMDSKEVIARFEQERQALALMDHPNIARVLDAGTTTAGKPFFVMELVRGVPITRFADEHLLTPQDRLSLFIKVCRAVQHAHMKGVIHRDLKPSNILVTLHDGVPVPKVIDFGVAKAMQRRLTDKTLFTHFEQMVGTPLYMAPEQAELSGLDIDTRCDIYALGVLLYELLTGHTPFSQEELMRAGFDEMRRLIREREPKKPSTLLKTLAAATVSTVAGHRQSEPPKLIGLLRGDLDWIVMKAMEKDRRRRYETASALADDLQRHLDHEPVLARPPSTAYRLQKLLQKNRAAFITITLVALSLLAGLAVSTTLYVRLRVEKAQRTVEAAQFAIMSGEDEWITAAIRECGSAGVPQTFIGLLLAEQHLIQGRVEEAISTLEDLVHEAPKSIPARALLATAHDLVDDKRGYTRVMASLAEAQPKEREDYLILGHALSHSEDARERQRGVDYMVHAIQKMRDSPMARVLLAEARTRQAVHAHSLEEIQEAIADINAARGWQRHGIAVLAISAWAHAVGAQIAQEKSQPALSQQYLAISQTDGEQLATFTSYYAEKYLKLQKAIFSEMGKP comes from the coding sequence ATGACCGAGGAAGAAATCTTTCATGCGGTCTTGGAGCAAGATGACCCGCAGGAAAGACGGCGTATCCTGGAAGAACACGCATCCCAAGACCCGGTTCTGCATCGGCGTGTCGAGGCTCTTTTAGCCTCGCTGGAGGCTGATTTCATGCATGTGCACCTTCAGCCTCCTACGGAAGTCCTTGCGAATCCCCCTGCCGAACCCGAAAACCGCGAGATCGGTCCTTATAAGCTTCTACAGCAGATCGGTGAGGGTGGTTTCGGCATCGTCTGGATGGCGGAGCAAACCCAGCCGGTTCAGCGCAAAGTCGCGCTCAAGATCATCAAGGCGGGCATGGACAGCAAAGAGGTGATCGCCCGCTTCGAGCAGGAGCGGCAGGCGCTCGCGCTCATGGATCATCCGAATATCGCCCGAGTTTTGGATGCCGGCACCACCACAGCAGGCAAGCCGTTCTTCGTCATGGAACTCGTGCGCGGTGTGCCTATCACGCGCTTTGCAGATGAACACCTGCTGACCCCGCAAGATCGCCTGAGCCTTTTCATCAAGGTCTGCCGCGCCGTGCAGCACGCGCACATGAAGGGGGTCATCCACCGGGACCTCAAACCCTCCAATATTCTGGTGACTCTGCATGATGGCGTGCCAGTGCCTAAGGTCATCGACTTTGGCGTGGCCAAAGCCATGCAGCGGCGGCTGACGGACAAGACCCTATTCACTCACTTTGAGCAGATGGTGGGCACTCCCCTCTACATGGCACCCGAGCAAGCCGAGTTGAGTGGGCTGGATATCGATACCCGCTGTGACATCTATGCCCTGGGGGTGTTGCTTTACGAGTTGCTAACCGGCCATACCCCCTTCAGCCAGGAGGAGCTGATGCGTGCAGGGTTCGATGAAATGCGCCGCCTCATCCGCGAGCGTGAGCCCAAGAAACCCTCCACACTTCTGAAAACCCTGGCGGCCGCCACGGTCAGCACCGTGGCCGGACATCGGCAGAGTGAACCTCCCAAGCTCATCGGCTTGCTGCGTGGCGATCTCGATTGGATCGTCATGAAGGCCATGGAAAAAGACCGCCGCCGCCGCTATGAAACGGCCAGCGCCTTAGCCGACGATCTCCAACGACACTTGGATCATGAACCCGTCCTGGCTCGTCCGCCCAGCACGGCATACCGGCTGCAAAAACTGCTGCAAAAGAATCGCGCAGCTTTCATCACCATCACCTTGGTCGCACTCTCTCTCCTTGCCGGGCTGGCCGTTTCCACGACTCTTTATGTTAGGCTGCGGGTGGAAAAAGCCCAACGCACCGTCGAAGCTGCTCAGTTTGCCATCATGAGCGGTGAAGATGAGTGGATCACTGCCGCCATTCGTGAATGCGGTTCCGCCGGTGTGCCTCAAACGTTCATCGGCCTTCTCCTGGCCGAACAACATTTGATACAAGGCCGCGTGGAAGAAGCCATCTCCACGCTGGAAGATCTGGTTCACGAAGCCCCGAAAAGCATTCCTGCCCGTGCCCTCTTGGCGACAGCGCATGATCTGGTGGACGATAAACGTGGTTACACCCGCGTCATGGCTTCTCTGGCCGAAGCCCAGCCCAAAGAGCGTGAGGACTATCTCATCCTAGGCCACGCTCTCAGCCATAGTGAAGATGCCCGCGAACGCCAACGCGGAGTGGATTATATGGTCCATGCCATCCAAAAAATGCGCGACTCGCCCATGGCTCGAGTACTTTTGGCCGAAGCCCGCACCCGCCAAGCTGTTCATGCTCATAGCCTCGAAGAGATTCAGGAAGCCATTGCCGACATCAACGCCGCTCGCGGATGGCAGCGGCACGGCATCGCCGTCCTCGCCATCAGCGCCTGGGCCCACGCGGTCGGCGCTCAGATCGCCCAAGAAAAGAGTCAGCCAGCACTAAGTCAGCAATACCTCGCCATTTCCCAAACCGATGGAGAGCAACTCGCGACCTTCACCAGCTATTATGCCGAGAAATACTTGAAGCTCCAGAAGGCGATCTTTTCGGAGATGGGTAAACCTTGA
- a CDS encoding DUF434 domain-containing protein, which translates to MADLSWLLSRGYARPSGLKLVGDRYSLIERQRVAVGRAACADANLVRRQHHHSPAKQIQGRRVCIDGFNLLVTLETLLGGGVLLLCRDGCVRDMSSVHGSYHAVAETDRAILMAAEYLQALEIRSAHWLLDSPVSNSGRLAQRLRDLAEERRWPWTVETVLSPDAVLKQTKEAIVITSDAIILDHAQAWYNLAAEIIVHSPTPFSWLMDLRS; encoded by the coding sequence GTGGCAGATCTTTCTTGGTTGTTGAGTCGTGGTTACGCTCGGCCCTCCGGCTTGAAGCTCGTTGGTGATCGTTATTCGCTGATCGAGAGACAACGTGTGGCTGTTGGCCGAGCTGCTTGTGCAGATGCCAACCTAGTAAGACGTCAGCATCATCATAGCCCAGCCAAGCAAATCCAAGGTCGGCGCGTCTGCATTGATGGTTTTAATTTGTTGGTGACCTTAGAGACACTGCTCGGAGGCGGCGTTCTTCTGCTTTGTCGAGATGGGTGCGTACGCGATATGTCGAGCGTGCATGGTTCGTATCACGCCGTTGCGGAGACAGATCGAGCGATCTTAATGGCAGCAGAATATTTACAGGCCTTGGAGATCCGTTCCGCACACTGGCTTCTCGACAGCCCGGTATCAAACAGTGGGCGTTTGGCGCAGCGGTTGCGTGATCTCGCGGAAGAGCGTCGCTGGCCGTGGACAGTGGAAACGGTGCTCAGTCCAGATGCCGTGCTCAAACAAACCAAAGAAGCCATCGTTATCACTTCTGATGCGATCATTCTCGATCATGCGCAGGCTTGGTATAACCTGGCGGCAGAGATTATCGTCCATTCTCCAACTCCCTTCTCCTGGTTAATGGATTTGCGCAGCTGA
- the tsaA gene encoding tRNA (N6-threonylcarbamoyladenosine(37)-N6)-methyltransferase TrmO: MASITPVATLRTCYTDKFGVPRQPGLVPAAWGIVEFEPAFRRAEAVRGIEEFSHLWLITQFHLVTEEPVSLTVRPPKLGGNERKGVFATRAPFRPNRLTLSVVKLDRVELEGEEAPRLFVSGVDLVDGTPIFDIKPYVRYADSLPEAYSAFANEAPVTVPVMWDCETAAPEDVRLIVDQSLAQQPQPAYHGDGEREYVTEIAGWRVRWLARDDCASVTSCERVA, encoded by the coding sequence ATGGCTTCCATCACCCCAGTTGCCACACTCCGCACCTGCTACACCGATAAGTTTGGCGTGCCGCGCCAGCCCGGCTTGGTGCCTGCCGCTTGGGGCATTGTCGAGTTTGAACCGGCGTTCCGGCGAGCTGAAGCCGTGCGTGGCATCGAGGAGTTCAGCCACCTTTGGTTGATCACCCAATTTCATTTGGTGACGGAAGAGCCTGTTTCGTTGACGGTACGCCCGCCCAAACTAGGCGGCAATGAACGCAAAGGGGTCTTCGCTACCCGGGCACCTTTTCGCCCGAATCGTCTAACTCTGAGCGTGGTTAAACTGGATCGCGTGGAACTGGAGGGCGAGGAAGCACCCCGGCTCTTTGTCTCCGGCGTGGATCTGGTGGATGGCACCCCCATCTTCGACATCAAACCCTACGTGCGTTATGCCGACTCCCTCCCTGAGGCCTACAGCGCCTTTGCCAATGAGGCCCCTGTGACGGTGCCGGTGATGTGGGACTGTGAAACGGCGGCTCCCGAGGACGTGCGCTTGATCGTGGATCAATCCCTGGCTCAGCAACCCCAGCCGGCTTACCATGGGGACGGTGAGCGTGAATACGTCACCGAGATCGCCGGTTGGCGAGTGCGTTGGTTGGCACGAGACGATTGCGCCAGCGTGACTTCCTGCGAGAGGGTGGCTTGA